The Streptomyces sp. NBC_00306 sequence CGCCCGATCTCGAACAGCAGGTCCGGGAAGGGCAGTTGACGGCGACGCTGGCGGCGGAACGCATCCTGGACGCGTTCTGGAAGCCGCAGGCGTAGGGCGTTGCGGCGCGCAGTTGCTTTGCGCGCACCGCGCGGGGGTCGCGGCCGCCGGACCGGGGGTACTCGCGGGGCGGGGGCCGGGCGTTGGGTTCCGCCGCCGGGCCAGAAACGGTAGGCGGGGACGGTGGTCCCGGGCGCCGGGCCCGAAGCGGTGGTCGCGGTGGTCGACCGAGGGCGGGTGCGGTGACCCCGGTCGCCGAGCCGGTGTGGCATTCTCGGTCGCCGGACCGGTGGTGTCCGGTCGCCGGACCGGTGGTGGTCGTGGGCGCGAGCATGGGCGCCGCCGAGCGTCAGCCCGGAACAGTGGTCCCAGGCACGGCCTCCCGGTTGTGGTTGCCGCGCCCGCGGTGGACCCGGCCACAGGCGTCGGCGGGGGCACCCTGAGCGGTGGTCGCAGCAACGCCCCTGGGCGTCGGTCCCGGGCGCCGGCCCGGAGAGGCGGTCGTGGGCGGGCACGAGCCCGCAGCACCTGTCCCGGACGTGGGCGCCCACCCGGAGCGTTGCCCTCGGACGGCGGAGCGACAGCAGCGGGCACCTGCCCGTGGTGGCCGCGGGCGCGAGCCGCAGCTTTAGTGCCGAGCGTGAGCCCGGAACAGTGGTCCCGGGCATGGCCTCCCGGTTGTGGTCCCCGCGCCCGCGGTGGACGCGGCCACAGGCGCCGGCGCGGGCGCCCTGCCTGAGGGCAAGTCGTAGCAACGCCCCTGGGCGTCGGTCCCGGGCGCGAGCCCTGGGCGGTTCCCAGTGCGGCCTCGGAGCAGTAGTCCCCGTACAGAGCCGAGGACTTGCTCTCGCGCGCGGGCTCAGAACGGCGTCGTCCGGCGCGGGCGCCCGCCCTCCCGGGAGCGGCGAGCACCGGCGGATGCGGTGGCCCCGAGCGCGTGCCCGCAGCACCGGCCGCGGGCGCGGGCCGGCGTGGTGGCCCCGGCACGCGGCCGGAAGAGTGGTCCCGGAGTCCAAGCCGGAGTCGCGGGCGTGGGCGCCCGCCCGGAGCGGCAGATACGGGCACCCGCCGGAGCAACAACCCAGGAGCCGTGGTCCCGGCGGGCGGCCCCTGAAGAGTGGTCCCGTGCACCGGCCCGGAGAGGTAGTCGCGCGCAGGCACCTGTCCCGGGCGCGGGCACCGACCCGGATGCAGCCGCGAGCACGCAGCAAGAGCGCCGCGCGGCGGAAGGCTCACGCCCCCGCCCCCTCACCTCACCTCACCTCACCGACCCGACGCCTCCGCGCCGCCCGCTTCTCCCACCTTGATGCCCGAGCCGACCACCCGGGCCTTGATGCCCTCCTTCTCCACCCTGATGTCCTGAAGACTCAGCTCACGCAGCGACGCAGGCAGTTCGAAGGACAGGGACAGCCGCTCCGACAGCTCCGGGGGCCTCAGCGCGAGCAGGCCCTTGATCAGTGCGGGGTCGATGCCGACCTTTTCCAGGAGCTCGGGGTGTGCGACCACCACATCGACGAGGTTGACCTTCATCAGCTGCTCGGCGAACTTCGGGGCGCCCGTCAGCCGGTTCAGTTCCTTCTCGCTCGCCAGCGCCCGGCGCACCTGCGCGTCGCTGACGCCGAGCCGTTCGACGATCGCCGGCACGGAGAGCAGCGCCTTGGCGCGTGCGGCCTCGCGGCTGATGAGGTCGGCCGTCTCCCGGTGCAGCCGCAGGCCGGAGTGTTCGGGGTCCTTGCCCGGCCGGTAGACGGCGACGCCCGGGATGTCGAGCTGCATGCCGTCGATGGTCGTGGTGAGGGCACGGCCGTTGTCGCGGGTGAGCCGGGCATGGGCACGGACGCTCAGATCCTGTCCGGCGACGGCGAGTTCACCGTTGACGCGGACGGCGTCGTCGCCGCTCCCGGTGAACGTCAGCTGGGAGGCGCCGAGTTCGCGATTGAGATCGTCGAAGGAGAGCAGGACCTCGCCGTCGAGGCGGCCGATGACCGCACCCTGGATGGAGGTGGGGGCGTCGCCGACGATGCGGACGTCTCGCACACTGGCCCGCACCTCGGCGAGCGAGACACGGTCCGCGGAGACGTCCGGCACGGTGACGTCGACGCGGTCGATCCGGTCGCCGAGCACCTGGGTAAGGAACGGGAAGCCGTGGATGTCCACGTCCGGCCGCGTGGCGAGACCGAGCGAATTCTGCAGCTTGTCGGCGGCCTTGGTCTGCGCGTACGCCTCGGCGAGCCGGTCGGCGAGCAGCAGGCAGACGGCGAACAGGCCCGTGACCAGGACCAGCTTCACCAG is a genomic window containing:
- a CDS encoding LmeA family phospholipid-binding protein encodes the protein MRPPTRISTHSRNPYEELAQLADPEPDYTDYVPRDPLELGLRSDTDDEDDWQPPNHRGRSRFAALPALVKLVLVTGLFAVCLLLADRLAEAYAQTKAADKLQNSLGLATRPDVDIHGFPFLTQVLGDRIDRVDVTVPDVSADRVSLAEVRASVRDVRIVGDAPTSIQGAVIGRLDGEVLLSFDDLNRELGASQLTFTGSGDDAVRVNGELAVAGQDLSVRAHARLTRDNGRALTTTIDGMQLDIPGVAVYRPGKDPEHSGLRLHRETADLISREAARAKALLSVPAIVERLGVSDAQVRRALASEKELNRLTGAPKFAEQLMKVNLVDVVVAHPELLEKVGIDPALIKGLLALRPPELSERLSLSFELPASLRELSLQDIRVEKEGIKARVVGSGIKVGEAGGAEASGR